In Cupriavidus basilensis, one genomic interval encodes:
- a CDS encoding carbohydrate ABC transporter permease — MREAKRDAKQSATYWRAVFLVVYLVFAILPIYWMLNMSFKSNEEIVSTLSLWPNDFTLEHYKTIFTDPSWYSGYINSMIYVAMNTVISITVALPAAYAFSRYRFIGDKHVFFWLLTNRMTPPAVFLLPFFQLYTTIGLMDTHLGVALAHLVFNVPLAVWILEGFMSGVPREIDETAYVDGYSFPRFFITIFLPLIKAGVGVAAFFCFMFSWVELLLARTLTSVNAKPIVATMTRTVSASGMDWGVLAAAGVLTIVPGGIVIWFVRHYIAKGFAMGRV, encoded by the coding sequence ATGCGTGAAGCCAAACGTGATGCCAAGCAAAGCGCCACATACTGGCGTGCCGTCTTCCTGGTGGTGTACCTGGTCTTCGCCATCCTGCCGATCTACTGGATGCTGAACATGTCGTTCAAGTCCAACGAGGAGATTGTTTCCACGCTGTCGCTGTGGCCAAACGATTTCACGCTGGAGCACTACAAGACCATTTTCACCGATCCGTCCTGGTACTCGGGCTACATCAACTCGATGATTTACGTGGCGATGAACACGGTGATCTCGATCACAGTGGCGTTGCCCGCGGCCTATGCTTTCTCGCGCTACCGGTTTATCGGCGACAAGCACGTCTTCTTCTGGCTGCTGACCAATCGCATGACGCCGCCGGCAGTGTTCCTGCTGCCATTCTTCCAGCTCTACACGACCATCGGCCTGATGGACACGCATCTTGGCGTGGCGCTGGCGCACCTGGTGTTCAATGTGCCGCTGGCGGTGTGGATCCTGGAGGGCTTCATGTCCGGCGTGCCGCGCGAAATCGACGAGACGGCGTATGTGGATGGCTACTCCTTTCCGCGCTTTTTCATCACCATCTTCCTGCCGCTGATCAAGGCCGGCGTGGGCGTGGCCGCTTTCTTCTGCTTCATGTTCAGCTGGGTGGAGCTGCTGCTTGCGCGCACGTTGACCTCGGTCAACGCCAAGCCGATCGTTGCCACCATGACGCGCACAGTGTCGGCCTCCGGCATGGACTGGGGCGTGCTGGCTGCGGCCGGCGTGCTCACCATCGTGCCCGGCGGCATCGTGATCTGGTTTGTGCGGCACTACATCGCGAAAGGCTTCGCGATGGGCCGCGTGTAA
- a CDS encoding carbohydrate ABC transporter permease, translating into MSTLKPVNQKAWLLVIPVVLCVAFSAILPLMTIVNYSVQDIISPDRRVFVGTEWFRTVLRDGELHDALLRQLGFSLAVLAVEIPLGILLALSMPAKGVKASAVLVVIALSLLIPWNVVGTIWQIFGRTDIGLLGAALAGMGFAYNYTGSAVDAWFTVLVMDVWHWTPLVALLCYAGLRAIPDAYYQAAQIDGASRLAVFRYIQLPKLRGVLMIAVLLRFMDSFMIYTEPFVLTGGGPGNATTFLSQYLTQKAVGQFDLGPAAAFSIVYFLIILLMCFILYNWMQRAGTAGSEDMPNA; encoded by the coding sequence ATGAGCACGCTGAAGCCCGTCAACCAGAAGGCCTGGCTGCTGGTCATCCCGGTGGTCCTGTGCGTGGCGTTCTCCGCCATCCTGCCGCTGATGACCATCGTCAATTACTCCGTGCAGGACATCATCTCGCCCGATCGGCGCGTGTTCGTCGGCACCGAATGGTTCCGCACCGTGCTGCGCGATGGCGAGCTGCACGACGCGCTGCTGCGTCAGCTTGGCTTTTCGCTGGCGGTGCTGGCGGTGGAGATCCCGCTGGGCATCCTGCTGGCGCTGTCGATGCCGGCCAAGGGGGTGAAGGCGTCGGCGGTGCTGGTGGTGATCGCGCTGTCGCTGCTGATTCCATGGAACGTCGTGGGCACGATCTGGCAGATCTTCGGGCGCACCGATATCGGCTTGCTGGGCGCGGCGCTTGCCGGCATGGGCTTTGCCTACAACTACACCGGCAGCGCGGTGGACGCCTGGTTCACGGTGCTGGTGATGGACGTGTGGCACTGGACGCCGCTGGTGGCGCTGCTGTGCTACGCGGGCTTGCGCGCGATTCCCGACGCGTACTACCAGGCCGCGCAGATCGACGGCGCCTCGCGCCTGGCGGTGTTCCGCTACATCCAGTTGCCCAAGCTGCGTGGCGTGCTGATGATCGCGGTGCTGCTGCGCTTCATGGACAGCTTCATGATCTACACCGAGCCCTTCGTGCTGACCGGCGGCGGGCCTGGCAACGCGACCACGTTCCTGTCGCAATACCTCACGCAGAAGGCCGTGGGCCAGTTCGACCTGGGCCCGGCCGCGGCATTCTCGATCGTCTACTTCCTGATCATCCTGCTCATGTGTTTCATTCTCTACAACTGGATGCAGCGCGCGGGCACCGCCGGCAGCGAGGACATGCCCAATGCGTGA
- a CDS encoding ABC transporter ATP-binding protein → MTRIDLDLSHSYRPDPQADEDYALLPLKFTFNDGGAYALLGPSGCGKTTLLNCISGLQRPSHGTVSFDGRDVTAATPQARNIAQVFQFPVIYDTMTVGENLAFPLRNRGVPAAQVKERVGRVAEMLDLSASLDRRASGLAADAKQKISLGRGLVRQDVSAILFDEPLTVIDPHLKWQLRRKLKEIHHEFRLTLIYVTHDQTEALTFADQVVVMSRGRAVQVGPADALFERPAHTFVGNFIGSPGMNFLAGAWRDGAIEIAGRRYMPEFAPTVATALQAAGSFKVGVRPEYLRLAASTDPQAVPARVERAQDIGTYWLVTATVQDASGHAATVRGRLGNEGAALQAGETVWLSVFNRHTCYYVNEELVA, encoded by the coding sequence ATGACACGCATCGACCTCGACCTGTCCCATTCATACCGTCCCGATCCGCAAGCGGATGAGGACTACGCGCTGCTGCCGCTGAAGTTCACGTTCAATGACGGCGGCGCCTACGCCTTGCTCGGGCCCTCCGGCTGCGGCAAGACCACCTTGCTCAATTGCATTTCCGGCTTGCAGCGGCCATCGCACGGCACCGTCTCCTTCGATGGCCGCGACGTGACCGCAGCTACGCCGCAGGCGCGCAACATCGCCCAGGTGTTCCAGTTCCCGGTGATCTACGACACCATGACGGTGGGCGAAAACCTGGCCTTCCCGCTGCGTAACCGCGGCGTGCCCGCGGCCCAGGTGAAGGAGCGCGTGGGCCGCGTGGCCGAGATGCTGGACCTGTCCGCATCGCTGGACCGGCGCGCCAGCGGCCTGGCGGCCGACGCCAAGCAGAAGATCTCGCTCGGGCGGGGCCTGGTGCGCCAGGACGTGTCGGCCATCCTGTTCGACGAGCCGCTGACCGTGATCGATCCGCACCTGAAATGGCAGTTGCGCCGCAAGCTCAAGGAGATTCACCACGAGTTCCGGCTGACGCTGATTTATGTCACGCATGACCAGACCGAGGCGCTCACCTTTGCCGACCAGGTGGTGGTGATGTCGCGCGGCCGGGCAGTGCAGGTGGGGCCGGCCGATGCGCTGTTCGAGCGCCCGGCGCATACCTTCGTTGGCAACTTCATCGGTTCGCCGGGCATGAACTTCCTGGCAGGGGCATGGCGCGATGGCGCCATCGAAATTGCCGGGCGGCGCTATATGCCGGAATTCGCGCCGACCGTCGCCACGGCTTTGCAGGCGGCCGGCAGCTTCAAGGTCGGCGTGCGCCCCGAGTACCTGCGCCTGGCCGCAAGCACCGATCCGCAGGCCGTGCCCGCACGCGTGGAGCGCGCGCAGGACATTGGCACCTACTGGCTCGTCACCGCCACCGTGCAGGATGCCAGCGGCCACGCTGCCACCGTGCGCGGCCGGCTCGGCAACGAGGGCGCGGCGCTGCAGGCGGGCGAGACCGTGTGGCTATCCGTGTTCAACCGTCATACCTGTTACTACGTCAACGAGGAGCTGGTGGCATGA
- a CDS encoding ABC transporter ATP-binding protein, translating into MQLRLEGIAQQAGSQAYLYPMSLTPVPGAVTILLGATQAGKTSLMRVMAGLDRPSAGRVEVDGIDVTGMPVRERNVSMVYQQFINYPSMTVFDNIASPLKLRRSKDIDGQVRALATRLHIEHLLERFPAELSGGQQQRVALARALAKGAPLMLLDEPLVNLDYKLREELREELTQLFAHGNATVIYATTEPAEALLLGGYTAVLDAGELLQYGPTPEVFHYPASLRVARAFSDPPMNLMAGSLLAGAVTLPGGVVVPLPGAVEQGGTVTVGVRAGALRLDAVPGSVPVAGRVALAELSGSDTFVHMDSPVGNLVAQFPGVVDLELGAPLTLHLDPAQLYLFDADGMRIHAPSRPLKVAPATAELGA; encoded by the coding sequence ATGCAGCTCAGATTGGAAGGCATCGCCCAGCAAGCAGGCTCGCAGGCGTATCTATATCCCATGTCGCTGACGCCCGTGCCGGGCGCGGTGACCATCCTGCTAGGTGCCACCCAGGCCGGCAAGACTTCGCTGATGCGGGTCATGGCGGGGTTGGACCGGCCTAGTGCCGGCCGTGTCGAGGTGGACGGCATCGACGTGACCGGCATGCCGGTGCGCGAGCGCAACGTCTCGATGGTCTACCAGCAGTTCATCAACTACCCGTCGATGACCGTCTTCGACAATATTGCTTCGCCGCTCAAACTGCGGCGTTCCAAGGATATCGATGGACAGGTGAGGGCGCTCGCCACCCGCCTGCATATCGAGCACCTGCTCGAACGCTTCCCCGCCGAACTCTCCGGCGGGCAGCAGCAGCGCGTGGCGCTGGCTCGCGCACTGGCCAAGGGCGCGCCGCTGATGTTGCTCGACGAGCCCCTGGTCAACCTCGACTACAAGCTGCGCGAAGAGCTGCGCGAGGAACTGACCCAGCTCTTCGCGCATGGCAATGCCACCGTGATCTATGCCACCACGGAGCCGGCCGAAGCGCTGTTGCTGGGCGGCTATACCGCGGTGCTGGATGCCGGCGAGCTGTTGCAGTACGGGCCCACGCCAGAGGTCTTCCACTATCCCGCCTCGCTGCGCGTGGCGCGTGCTTTCAGCGATCCCCCCATGAACCTGATGGCCGGCAGCCTGCTGGCCGGCGCGGTCACGTTGCCCGGCGGCGTCGTGGTCCCCTTGCCCGGGGCAGTGGAACAAGGCGGCACGGTAACGGTCGGGGTGCGGGCCGGTGCGCTGCGCCTGGACGCCGTGCCCGGCTCGGTGCCGGTGGCGGGCCGGGTGGCGCTGGCCGAGCTGTCCGGGTCGGACACCTTCGTGCACATGGATTCCCCGGTCGGCAACCTGGTGGCGCAGTTTCCGGGGGTGGTCGACCTGGAACTGGGCGCGCCGCTCACGCTGCACCTGGATCCCGCGCAGCTCTACCTGTTCGACGCCGACGGCATGCGCATTCACGCGCCCAGCCGGCCGTTGAAGGTCGCTCCCGCCACTGCCGAGCTGGGAGCCTGA
- a CDS encoding DeoR/GlpR family DNA-binding transcription regulator yields MTLNPRQTALLEEVRSQGFASIDELARKFGVTLQTVRRDVNLLAEGGMLARFHGGVRVEGSTVENIAYRQRQGLNAEGKARIARAVASAVPEGCSLILNIGTTVEEIARELMHHRGLRVITNNLNVASILADNPDCEVIVAGGVLRSRDRGIVGEATVEFISQFKVDIGLIGISGIEADGTLRDYDFREVKVARTIIEHSREVWLAADASKFNRQAMVELAHVSEIDRLFTDEPLKPPFESMLEESGVRCVVAQA; encoded by the coding sequence ATGACGCTAAATCCACGCCAGACCGCCCTGCTGGAAGAAGTTCGCAGCCAGGGCTTCGCTTCCATCGACGAACTTGCCCGCAAGTTCGGGGTGACCCTGCAGACCGTGCGCCGGGACGTCAACCTGCTGGCTGAAGGCGGCATGCTGGCGCGCTTTCACGGCGGCGTGCGGGTGGAGGGCTCCACGGTGGAGAACATCGCCTATCGGCAGCGCCAGGGGCTCAATGCCGAGGGCAAGGCCCGCATTGCGCGCGCAGTGGCCAGCGCCGTGCCCGAGGGTTGCTCACTGATCCTGAATATCGGCACCACGGTCGAGGAAATCGCGCGCGAGCTCATGCATCACCGCGGCCTGCGCGTGATCACCAACAACCTGAACGTGGCGAGCATCCTGGCCGACAACCCCGATTGCGAAGTGATCGTCGCCGGCGGCGTGCTGCGCTCGCGCGACCGTGGCATCGTGGGCGAGGCCACGGTGGAGTTCATCAGCCAGTTCAAGGTGGATATCGGCCTGATCGGCATCTCGGGCATTGAGGCCGACGGCACGCTGCGCGATTACGATTTTCGCGAAGTGAAGGTGGCACGGACCATCATCGAGCATTCGCGCGAAGTCTGGCTGGCGGCGGACGCCAGCAAGTTCAACCGGCAGGCCATGGTGGAACTGGCGCACGTCTCGGAGATCGACCGGCTCTTCACCGATGAGCCGTTGAAGCCGCCGTTCGAGAGCATGCTGGAAGAAAGCGGAGTGCGCTGTGTGGTCGCGCAGGCCTGA
- the purU gene encoding formyltetrahydrofolate deformylase, producing the protein MSNTGFILTISCPDQPGIVHAVSGLLFQHGCNIVDSDQYGDEFTGRFFMRVHFTPAAGGPDLATLKTAFAPIGDQFAMQWDLFDASVKPRVMIMVSKIGHCLNDLLFRAKASGLPVEIAAIVSNHRDFYQLAASYDIPFFHLPMMNASAEQKAAQENKVFEIVREQNIDLVVLARYMQVLSDDLCRKLAGRAINIHHSFLPSFKGAKPYYQAHDRGVKLIGATAHYVTAALDEGPIIEQEIERVDHSMDPEQLTAVGRDVECVALARAVKWHAEHRILLNGHKTVVFK; encoded by the coding sequence ATGAGCAATACCGGATTCATTCTCACCATTTCCTGCCCGGATCAGCCGGGCATCGTCCATGCCGTCTCGGGCCTGCTGTTCCAGCACGGCTGCAATATCGTCGATTCCGACCAGTACGGCGACGAGTTCACCGGCCGCTTCTTCATGCGGGTGCATTTCACCCCGGCCGCCGGCGGCCCGGACCTGGCCACGCTGAAGACCGCGTTCGCGCCGATCGGCGATCAGTTCGCCATGCAGTGGGACCTGTTCGATGCCAGCGTCAAGCCGCGCGTGATGATCATGGTGTCGAAGATCGGCCATTGCCTGAACGATCTGCTGTTCCGCGCCAAGGCCAGCGGCCTGCCGGTGGAGATCGCCGCCATCGTGTCGAACCACCGCGATTTCTACCAGCTTGCCGCGTCGTACGATATCCCCTTCTTCCACCTGCCGATGATGAACGCCTCGGCTGAGCAGAAGGCCGCGCAGGAGAACAAGGTGTTCGAGATCGTGCGCGAGCAGAACATCGACCTGGTGGTGCTGGCGCGCTACATGCAGGTGCTGTCCGACGACCTGTGCCGCAAGCTGGCAGGCCGCGCCATCAATATCCATCACTCGTTCCTGCCCAGCTTCAAGGGCGCCAAGCCTTACTATCAGGCGCACGACCGTGGCGTGAAGCTGATCGGCGCGACCGCCCACTACGTGACCGCGGCGCTGGACGAAGGCCCGATCATCGAGCAGGAAATCGAGCGCGTGGACCATAGCATGGATCCCGAGCAGCTCACCGCGGTGGGGCGTGACGTGGAATGCGTGGCGCTGGCGCGTGCCGTCAAATGGCATGCCGAGCACCGCATCCTGCTCAACGGCCACAAGACGGTCGTCTTCAAGTAA
- a CDS encoding NUDIX hydrolase yields the protein MSDTLPDSASQNPVVSRIAASLAARSRFDAGAHLRLTVAGRQVGWLPRAHAQILRAQDTVPGVLGEPRDGSVALLPGCGDACTRSAALKVLAHWLADAGHVRGWRDELFAVTPELAAPAFAVIERAAARFLGLLTFASHMNGVIAGARALWISRRSAAKAVDPGMWDNLVAGGMPHGSDPLATLVRECDEESGIAPVLAQRAEAHGVIEVLREIPEGVQWEAVYVYDLLLPPDFVPHNRDGEVAEHRRIEPEALLAIMADGAMTVDATLVTLDALNRRGWSAPGIPRP from the coding sequence ATGTCCGATACGTTGCCCGATAGCGCCAGCCAGAACCCCGTCGTGTCCCGCATTGCCGCCTCGCTGGCGGCGCGCAGCCGTTTCGATGCCGGCGCGCATTTGCGGCTGACCGTGGCGGGGCGCCAGGTGGGCTGGCTGCCGCGCGCGCATGCGCAGATCCTGCGCGCGCAGGATACGGTGCCGGGCGTGCTGGGCGAGCCGCGCGATGGCAGCGTGGCGCTGCTGCCGGGCTGCGGCGATGCCTGCACGCGCAGCGCGGCGCTGAAGGTGCTTGCGCACTGGCTGGCGGATGCCGGCCATGTGCGCGGCTGGCGCGACGAGCTGTTCGCCGTCACGCCGGAACTTGCGGCGCCGGCCTTCGCGGTGATAGAGCGCGCGGCCGCGCGCTTTCTCGGGCTGCTGACCTTTGCCTCGCACATGAACGGCGTCATTGCCGGCGCGCGCGCGCTGTGGATTTCACGGCGCAGCGCCGCCAAGGCGGTCGACCCCGGCATGTGGGACAACCTGGTGGCTGGCGGCATGCCGCACGGCAGTGATCCGCTTGCCACGCTGGTGCGCGAGTGCGACGAGGAGTCAGGCATTGCGCCCGTGCTGGCGCAGCGCGCCGAGGCGCATGGCGTGATCGAAGTGCTGCGCGAAATTCCCGAGGGCGTGCAGTGGGAGGCCGTGTACGTGTACGACCTGTTGCTGCCGCCGGATTTCGTGCCGCATAACCGCGATGGGGAGGTGGCCGAGCACCGCCGTATCGAGCCGGAGGCATTGCTTGCTATCATGGCGGATGGCGCCATGACGGTCGACGCGACCCTGGTGACGCTGGATGCGCTCAATCGCCGTGGCTGGAGCGCCCCCGGCATTCCCCGCCCTTGA
- the glpK gene encoding glycerol kinase GlpK, translating to MKQTQPSGLPQFVLALDQGTSSSRAILFDHAGNVARVAQREFRQYYPHPGHVEHDPYEIWQSQLAVAHEVLNDAGVAASQVSAIGITNQRETTVLWDRQTGEPIGRALVWQDRRTAPMCEALQADGHGELFRDKTGLIIDAYFSGTKLRWMLDNTEGARERAARGELAFGTVDSWLIWQLTDGKRHVTDVSNASRTMLFNIHTFQWDDDLLDLLDIPRSLLPEVVPSSGEVARTALRLFGAEIPIAGIAGDQQAATYGQACLSPGMAKNTYGTGCFLLMNTGSQPVTSHNRLLTTIGWQLGGTTPPASRTQYCLEGGVFMGGATIQWLRDGLQIINSAPEVEPLARQCDDTEGVVLVPAFAGLGAPHWDPFARGTLVGLTRGTGRAHIARAALESIALQSVDVLDAMQKDAGISLAELRVDGGASRSDLLMQMQADLLGTAVVRPRVTETTALGAAYLAGLATGYWSGEDEIASQWQVEHRFEPNLSADARAYRLWRWHRAVERARDWAREDGAPAHPTN from the coding sequence ATGAAGCAAACCCAGCCTTCGGGCCTGCCGCAATTCGTGCTGGCGCTCGACCAGGGCACCAGCAGCTCGCGCGCGATCCTGTTCGATCACGCCGGCAACGTGGCGCGGGTCGCGCAGCGCGAATTCCGCCAATATTACCCGCACCCCGGCCACGTCGAGCACGATCCCTACGAGATCTGGCAGTCGCAGCTGGCGGTGGCACACGAGGTGCTGAACGACGCCGGCGTCGCGGCCAGCCAGGTGAGCGCCATCGGCATCACCAACCAGCGCGAGACCACCGTGCTGTGGGACCGCCAGACCGGTGAGCCCATCGGCCGCGCGCTGGTCTGGCAGGACCGCCGCACCGCGCCGATGTGCGAGGCGCTGCAGGCCGACGGCCACGGCGAGCTGTTCCGCGACAAGACCGGCCTGATCATCGACGCCTACTTCTCCGGCACCAAGCTGCGCTGGATGCTCGACAACACCGAGGGCGCGCGCGAACGCGCGGCGCGCGGCGAGCTGGCGTTCGGCACGGTCGACAGCTGGCTGATCTGGCAGCTGACGGACGGCAAGCGCCATGTCACCGATGTCTCCAACGCGTCGCGCACGATGCTGTTCAACATCCACACCTTCCAGTGGGATGATGACCTGCTCGACCTGCTGGACATCCCGCGCAGCTTGTTGCCCGAGGTGGTGCCCTCCAGCGGCGAGGTGGCGCGCACGGCGTTGCGGCTGTTCGGCGCGGAAATCCCCATTGCCGGCATCGCCGGGGACCAGCAGGCCGCCACCTACGGCCAGGCCTGCCTGTCCCCGGGCATGGCCAAGAATACCTACGGCACGGGCTGCTTCCTGCTGATGAACACGGGATCGCAGCCGGTCACTTCGCACAATCGCCTGCTCACCACCATTGGCTGGCAACTGGGCGGCACCACGCCGCCCGCCAGCCGCACGCAGTATTGCCTGGAAGGCGGCGTGTTCATGGGCGGCGCCACCATCCAGTGGCTGCGCGACGGGCTGCAGATCATCAACAGCGCGCCCGAGGTGGAGCCGCTGGCGCGCCAGTGCGACGACACCGAAGGCGTGGTGCTGGTGCCGGCCTTTGCCGGCCTGGGCGCGCCGCACTGGGATCCGTTCGCGCGCGGCACGCTGGTCGGCCTGACCCGCGGCACCGGACGAGCGCACATTGCCCGCGCCGCGCTGGAGTCGATCGCGCTGCAGAGCGTGGACGTGCTGGACGCCATGCAGAAGGATGCCGGCATCTCGCTGGCCGAACTGCGTGTGGACGGTGGCGCATCGCGCAGCGACCTGCTGATGCAGATGCAGGCCGACCTGCTTGGCACGGCCGTGGTTCGCCCGCGCGTGACCGAGACCACCGCGCTTGGCGCGGCCTACCTGGCGGGACTGGCCACCGGCTACTGGAGCGGCGAGGACGAGATCGCCAGCCAGTGGCAGGTGGAGCATCGCTTCGAGCCCAACCTTAGCGCCGACGCGCGCGCGTACCGGCTCTGGCGCTGGCATCGCGCGGTTGAGCGCGCACGCGACTGGGCGCGGGAAGATGGCGCGCCTGCGCACCCGACAAACTGA
- a CDS encoding glycerol-3-phosphate dehydrogenase/oxidase, with translation MQTLHTPILPPDRATLLATLEREPKWDVIVIGGGATGLGTAVDAASRGYRTLLVEAADFAKGTSSKATKLVHGGVRYLAQGNISLVREALHERGLLARNAPHLVWPLGFVVPAYQLFDQPFYGIGLKLYDMLAGGLNLSGSRWLNHRETLAAAPTLAEHVGGRPLRGGNLYFDGQFDDARLAIALMRTLFDVGGTAINYLRVSGLSQRNGVIDGVTVKDVLGDASFDLKASCVINATGVWVDAVRQMEDGQARSMVAPSQGVHLTLPRSFLPGDRAILIPKTDDGRVLFVVPWNGHTIIGTTDTPRKDLPLEPRAGADDVDFILETATRYLSRAPTRADVTSVWAGLRPLVKATGEASTASLSREHTILVSKAGLITVTGGKWTTYRKMAEDVVGTAIQRQMLPAAPCVTADLPLHGAQGLPANLPAPGSGSPDRYYGNEVGMLHTLPGNDEMLMPGAGLTAAHVRFAARFELARRVEDVLARRNRALFLEASAASAAAPRVAEILAEEHGHDAAWQASEVASFRELASGYMLA, from the coding sequence ATGCAGACACTGCACACCCCCATCCTGCCGCCCGACCGCGCCACCCTGCTCGCCACCCTCGAGCGCGAGCCGAAGTGGGATGTCATCGTCATCGGCGGCGGCGCCACCGGCCTGGGCACGGCGGTGGATGCCGCCTCGCGCGGCTACCGCACGCTGCTGGTGGAGGCCGCCGACTTCGCCAAGGGCACCTCCAGCAAGGCCACCAAGCTGGTTCACGGCGGCGTGCGCTACCTCGCGCAGGGCAATATCAGCCTGGTGCGCGAGGCGCTGCATGAGCGTGGCCTGCTGGCCCGCAACGCGCCGCACCTGGTGTGGCCGCTTGGCTTCGTGGTGCCGGCCTACCAGTTGTTCGACCAGCCCTTCTACGGCATCGGCCTGAAGCTATACGACATGCTGGCCGGCGGCCTCAACCTGTCCGGCAGCCGCTGGCTCAACCACCGCGAAACCCTGGCGGCGGCGCCGACCCTGGCCGAGCACGTGGGCGGGCGGCCCCTGCGCGGCGGCAACCTGTATTTCGACGGGCAGTTCGACGATGCCCGCCTGGCCATCGCCCTGATGCGCACGCTGTTCGACGTGGGCGGCACGGCCATCAACTACCTGCGCGTGAGCGGGCTGTCGCAGCGCAACGGGGTAATCGACGGCGTCACCGTGAAGGACGTGCTGGGCGACGCCAGCTTCGACCTGAAGGCGTCCTGCGTGATCAACGCCACCGGCGTGTGGGTCGATGCCGTGCGCCAGATGGAAGACGGCCAGGCCCGCAGCATGGTGGCCCCCAGCCAGGGCGTGCACCTGACCTTGCCGCGCAGCTTCCTGCCCGGCGACCGTGCCATCCTGATCCCCAAGACCGATGACGGCCGTGTGCTCTTCGTCGTGCCCTGGAACGGCCACACCATCATCGGCACCACCGATACGCCGCGCAAGGACCTGCCGCTGGAGCCTCGCGCGGGCGCCGACGATGTCGACTTCATCCTGGAAACCGCCACGCGCTACCTGTCGCGCGCGCCAACCCGCGCCGACGTGACCAGCGTCTGGGCAGGCCTGCGCCCACTGGTCAAGGCCACCGGCGAAGCCTCCACCGCCTCGCTCTCGCGCGAGCACACCATCCTGGTGTCCAAGGCCGGCCTGATCACCGTCACCGGCGGCAAGTGGACCACCTACCGCAAGATGGCCGAGGACGTGGTAGGCACGGCCATCCAGCGCCAGATGCTGCCGGCCGCGCCCTGCGTGACGGCGGATCTGCCGCTGCACGGCGCGCAAGGCTTGCCCGCTAACCTGCCCGCGCCCGGCAGCGGCTCGCCGGACCGTTACTACGGCAACGAGGTCGGCATGCTGCACACGCTGCCCGGCAACGACGAAATGCTGATGCCCGGCGCCGGGTTGACCGCCGCCCATGTGCGCTTTGCCGCGCGCTTCGAACTGGCTCGGCGAGTCGAGGACGTGCTGGCGCGCCGCAATCGCGCCTTGTTCCTGGAAGCCAGCGCCGCGAGCGCGGCAGCGCCGCGGGTGGCCGAGATCCTGGCCGAGGAGCATGGGCACGACGCCGCCTGGCAAGCGTCCGAGGTAGCCAGCTTCCGGGAGCTTGCAAGCGGCTATATGCTGGCCTGA
- a CDS encoding MliC family protein, producing the protein MPLRSPVHRFTTCAIAAAIGLAVAPAMAKPGIDGVRFDPPRTVRYQCDDGKQVTARYFNSTDNQIAILRLDGKPLLFVSVLAGSGARYAHGAYLWITKGDEGMLQDLTRGESAPPAYANCHAAK; encoded by the coding sequence ATGCCTCTTCGTTCGCCCGTGCATCGCTTCACGACCTGCGCCATCGCCGCCGCCATCGGCCTGGCCGTTGCCCCCGCCATGGCCAAGCCCGGCATCGACGGCGTGCGCTTCGACCCGCCCCGTACCGTGCGCTACCAGTGCGACGACGGCAAGCAGGTCACGGCGCGCTATTTCAACAGCACCGACAACCAGATCGCCATCCTGCGGCTGGATGGGAAGCCGCTGCTCTTTGTCAGCGTGCTGGCCGGCTCGGGCGCCCGCTATGCGCATGGTGCCTATCTGTGGATCACCAAGGGCGACGAAGGCATGCTGCAGGACCTGACCAGGGGCGAGAGCGCACCACCGGCCTACGCTAACTGCCACGCGGCGAAATAG